The nucleotide window AAAATTAGCATCTGGTATGGCTGTATAACGGCAATAAGTATCTGAAAATACTGTAGTATCGTCTTTTGCCCATGTGGTATAATCATTGGTTAAATCATCTACCAAAATACAGGTTAAATCTGCGTTTCCTGTTGCATCAAAACTAGTTATACTTGTATTGCTACCATTTTTAATATTTAAACTTTCTAAATTACTATTATTAACCTCAAGTAATTTTAGCCCTATATTTTTAGAAAGATTTAAACTCGTTAAGTTAGTTTTGTAACAATATAATTGTTCTAATAATAGATTTTTTGACAAGTCTAGCGTTGTAATATCTGTATCAAAACATATTAACCTTTTTAATAACGTATTATTGGTCACGTCTAAAGATGTAATATCTGTACCTCTACAATTTAACTCTGTTAACTGTGTATTATTCGTTAAATTTAAACTTGTTATTGAATTTGCAGTACATTGTAATGCTACTAGATTTACATTATTACTAACATCTAAAACAGCTATATTGTTTAAGTTACAATTAAAAGTTTCTAAAGCAGTAAAATCTGCTATTCCTGTTACATCAGTAATTCCTTGATTTTTTATATCTAAACTAGTAACCACTTCAATTAATACTGTTGGTACTTGTCCGTCTCCATTAACATCGTCAAAACCTAAAGCTTCTAAACGCGCTTCAAAATTGGCATCTGGTATAGCCGTATAACGGCAATAGGTATCTGAAAAAGATGTTGTAGTGTCCTTAGTCCATAAACTATAATCGTTATTGGTTAAATCATCAACTAAAACACATGTTAAGTTCTCATTATTAGCTGCTTTAAACGAAGTTATATTGGTATTATTTCCGTTTCTAACATCTAGGTAACTTAAGTTGCTATTATTCTGACATGAGAATATTGTTAATGCAGTATTATTACTCAAATCTAAACTTGAGATTTCATTCTCATCAATATATAAGGTTTGTAATAACAAATTATTGGTAACATCTAAACTTGTTAGATTATTTGCTAAAAGATCTAAACTTATCAACTGAGTGTTTAGTGAAACATCTAAAACCGTTAATTTATTTCCGTATACAAGTAAACTTTGTAAACTAGTATTGTTTGAAATATCTAAGCTTGTTAATCCGCAATTAAATGCACTCAGTGATAATAGATTTGTATTGTTAGAAAGGTCTACAGAAGTAAGTGAAGCATTGTTAGCACTAACTAAAACTTCTAAAGCTTCAAAATCTTCTAAACCTGTTAAATTCGCTATATCTTGGTTTGAAACATTTAAGTTGGTTACTCCTTCAATGAATCGTGTTGGTACTTTTCCGTCTCCAGAAATATCATCATATCCTAAGGCTTCTAAACGTGCTTCAAAATTAGCATCTGGTATTAATGTATAATTACAATCTGTATCACTAAAGTTTACATCACCATCTATCAATAACCAATTGATTACTGAATACTCTGCATCATCTACTAAAACACAACCTAAATCTTCATTCCCTACTAACTGAAAGTTTGTACCACCTGTATTGTTTGTATTAGCTCCATTTTGAAGGTTTAAAGAACTTAAATTATTATTGTTTGCTCTAAAGGAAGTTAATGCTGGATTATTACTTAAATCTAATGTAGTAAAGTCATTATCATTTCCCCAAAAAGAGGTTAATGCTATGTTATTACTTAGATCTAGGCTTGTTAAATCATTACCAGTAACCCATAATACTCTTAAATCTGTATTTTTAGTGATGTCTAAACTAGTTAATCTGCAACTTTCAGCTTTAAACCCAACCAATAATGTATTTTTTGAAAGGTCTATAGTTGTAAAATTATTACTTCTTACAATTAATTGTCTTAACTCAGTATTATTTGTAAGATCTATCGTACTAAGTGAGTTGTAACCTACATCTAAAGTTTTCAAGGCACGGAAATCTTCTATACCTGTTAAGTCTGAAATACTTTTACTTTCAACATCTAAACTTTCTAATTCTTCAATTAAATAAGAGGGAACCTTTCCGTCTCCCGAAATATCATCATAGCCTAAAGCTTCTAAAGCGTCTTCAAAATTAGCGTCTGGTATACTTGTGTAACGACAATAAGCTCCTTCGTTAAATGTCACTCCTGCATCTACATTATCTTCCCAAATAGTATTACTATTACTATAAGCTACATCGTCTACCAGAATACAGGTTAAATTAGGATTTTCAGTGGCATCAAATTCGCTTATCAATGTATTACTACCATTCTGAATGTTTAAGTTATATAAATTGGTTTCAGCACAATTTAAAATACGTAAACTGTTAAGTGTGCTTACATCTAAATCTTCTATTGGAGTTTGATTGATGCGTAGTTGTACTATAGCTGTATTGTTACTTAAATCAATACTTGTAAGCCCCGTATCGTGTACTTGTAATTCAGTTAGTAATGGATTATTTGATACATCTAAAGAACTAATATTTGTACTACTTACAATTAATCGATTTAGCAAAGGATTATTACTTACATCTAAACTGCTTAGGTTAGCATTGGTAAATGCACTTAACTCTTCTAAGACTACATTATTAGTTAAGTCTAGATTGGAGATATTAGTCGTATTTGCTCCTAGTTTTTTTAAAGCTGTGTTATTTGAAATATCAAGAGTTGATATATTGTTGGCACTAACATATAATTCTTCTAAAAGTACGTTGTTTGAAACATCTATACTTGTTAGATTATTAAATTCACAGCTTAATTTTTTTAATGCGGTAAAATCTTGTATTCCTGTTAAATCAGCAATAGATTTTAATGTTAAATTCAAATTAGCTACATTTTCAATTAAGGCTGTTGGTACTTGTCCGTCATTTGATACATCATCATAACTTGATAAAGCAGCTTCAAAATTAGCATCTGGTATCGCTGTATAACGACAATAGGTATCTGTAAAAGATGCTATGAAATCTTTTATCCATGTACTGTAATCATTATCAAGATCATCTACTACAATACAACTTAAGTTTGAATTTCCTGATGAATTATAATACGTAACATTAGTATTGTTACCGTTTTTTACATTTAACCCTGTAATATCATTTTCCTCAAAAGCTAGTACGACCAATTGTGTATGACTACTTAAATCAATAAACCCTGTAACATTATTTCTTTCAAAGGCAAGAAAGGTTAAGGCTGTATTATTAGTAACATCTAAACTCGTTAATTCATTATCGCTTAAATCTAATAATGTTAATGCTGTGTTTTGTGATACATCAAGAGTTGTTATTGCATTCTCATCTAAATCTAATTCTTTTAAAGCCGTATTTTTAGAAACATCAATACTAGAAAGTTCATTGTCTTCAATAAACAATTCTTCTAATAAAATATTATTACTGATATCAACATTAAGAATACTATTATCCGAAATATTTAACTCTACTAAAGCTGTAAAATCTGCAATACCTGTTATATCTGAAATACTTTTATTACGTACATCTAACAAGGTTACTACTTCAATAAGTTTTGTTGGCACTTGCCCATCACCAGCAATATCATCATACCCTAAATTATATAATGCTGTTTCAAAATTAGCATCTGGTATCGCTGTATAAACACAATAGGTATCGCTAAAATTTGTTGTAATATCTTTAGTCCAAAAGGTATAATCTTTGTTTAAATCATCAACCAAAACACAAGTTAAACTAGCATTACCTGCAACATCAAAATCTGTTATATTTTGATTAAATCCGTTTTTAAAGTTTAATAAACTTAAATTATTATCTGCACATTCAAGTTGGGTTAAGGCAACGTTTGTAGTAAGGTCTAATTCGGTTAAATTATTTCCCGAAAGTCTTAATATTCTTAAAACTGTTTGATTAAATACATCTATCGTTGTTAAATTACTATCCGTTAAATTTATATTTTCTAACAACGGATTTTGTGAAATATCCAAACTTGATAGTGAATTACCGCTTATATATAAATAGGCTAAATCTGGATTATTAGTTACGTCTAAACTTGTAATACCGGTTTGATTTAGGTTAAGCGTTCTAAGAATTGTATTTGCTGATACATCAACAGTACTAAAGCTATTATTTCTTAAATTCAAATTTGTTAAACCTGTATTTGCACTTACAGATACACTTGTTAATTGATTATACCTTCCTGATACTTCACTTAATACTGTATTTGTTCCTAAGGATAAAGTAGCTACGTCATTATTATCAAAATTTACCGTTTCTAAATTTTCGTTATTACTTACATCTAAACTTGTTAAAGTATTATTATTTACATCTAAATCTATTAAGGCTGTAAAATCTGCAATACCTGTTATATCTGAAATCGACTGACTACTTATATCTAAACCTGTTACTACTTCTATTAAAGCAGTTGGTACTTGTCCGTCATTCGAAATATCATCATAACCTAAGGTTTCTAGAGCGGCTTCAAAATTTGCGTCTGGTATAAGTGTATAATTATCACAGTATAAACCAAAACTAGAAGCTTCATCTATATTAGTCCAATTGATAGCACTCCATTCAGGATCATCTACACGAATACAACTTACTGGAGTTCCTGATGTGTTAAAACCTGTAATACTAGTATTTGCACCATTTTGAATATTTAAACTTGATAAAGTTGTTATATCATTAGCTATTAACTTCGTTAATAATGTATTATTAGATAAATCTAATACTGTGAGGTTAGTTGAATATACATCTAATGTTGCGAGATTTATATTTAAACTTAAATCTAATGATGTAATCTCAGAATTCCATAAATCAAGAGCACTTAAATTTACATTGGCACTTGTATCTACAGTTAACAAATCACAACTTGTACAGTTAAAACGGGTTAAAGCAGTATTTGCTGATAAATCTATTGTAGTTCCTGAATATTGTCGTAATCTAAAGTCTTCTAGTGCAATATTATTACTCACATCTATTGTACTAAAAATATTTCCACTAGCTGCCCAAAGCGTTTTCAAATTTATAAGATTCGATATCTCTAAGGAGGTTAAGCTATTATTATTCAATTTTAATGATTCTAGTGCTACAAAATCCTGGATTCCTGTTAAATCAGTGATACCTTCATTAGAGACATCTAAACTAGTAACCACTTCTATTAAAGCAGTTGGAACTTGCCCATCACTCGAAATATCATCAAGCCCTAAAGTTTCTAAAGCTGCTTCAAAATTAGCATCTGATATCTTTGTATAATTACAATATGTACTACTATAACTAGCGCCACCATTATTGGTCCAAGTAGTTGTACTAAAATCTACCTCATCTACAATAATACACTCCAAATTTGAATTTCCTCCTGCATGGAAGTAAGTGAAATTAGCGTTATTTCCGTTTTTAATATTTAAACCTGTTAAGTCGTTTCCTTGAACAGTAAAATTTGTTAAAGCAGTATATGCTGAGAAATCATAATCTCCAGATAAATTACAATTTGAAAGTGTTAGTCTTGTAATAATAGATGCATCTGCTACTTTAAATGATACTAAATCAGCATTGTTATATACGATTAACTCTTTAAGCGCAGTATTACTACTAACATCTATAGTTGTTAAATCATTATTATCAGCAAAAAGAGTTTCAAGCGCTGTAAAATCTTCAATCCCTGTTAAATCTTCAATATTTTCTACACGAACATTTAAAGAAGTAACACCACTAATTAACGATGTTGGAACTTTATTATCTCCTAAATAATTATCATAACTCAAATTATACAATGCTCTCTCAAAATTAGTATCTGGTATTTGTGTATAAGCTATTTCATTTAGCGTATAATTCCCTATTTTTTTAGCACAAGATTCATCTCCAAATGTTGCCCAAACTTCATAAGTATCTGCAGCCAATCCTGTTAATTCACCACTACCAATACTGTCGTCAAATACATAAGGATATGAAATTCCACCATCTACACTAAATTTAATACTGGTTTGTGCTGCTTCATTAGGATAACTAACCTGTATAATCCCATCAATTTCAGCGATATCTGGTTCAATAATACCATCTACTGTAGCAGTAATTGTAGCTACTGTAGCTACAGTATAGGTTCCTACTTCTCTTGGACAATCATCTCCTCCTCTTCTTACCCATACATTATAATTTCCTGCTGCTAAATCTGATATAGTTTGTGATTTTGAGGTATTATCATAATTATAAGGATAAGTAGTACCTCCATCAATACTAAATTCAATATTATTTAATCCTGAAACTTCATCAAAATTTACAGTTAACGAACCATCTGCATCACTTGAACAACCAGCCCCACTAGAAGTTACACTTGTTACATTTGGTAATGTTTTTACGTTAAGATATCTATTATTAGTTGTTGAAGTAGTACCACAATTATTAGAAAACAATAATCTAAAACGCACCCCATCTAATGCTTCTGTTGGATTAGTAATGGTTAACGTATTCGTTCCTACTCCTGAATATGCATCATCATTACTCAAATCTGCCCAACTTCCACTGGCATCGTTTTGCCAAATCATGCTATCTGCTTCATCTGCTTCGGCTGTAAATGTTGCTATTTCATCAGCACATACTGTTTGATCTGAGGTATCTGTTGTTATTACAGGTTTATTACCACTAAATTCAGTACCTATTCCAACTGCATAAAAAGCATTCGTAACCGCTTCTTCTTCTGTAGCACAATACCCATATAAATCTTGTGCTGCTTGTATTGCTGCGTCTCTTGCATCTTCAAAATCACTAGTAGCTGTTAAATAAACCTCTTGCATTCTATAAGTAATTGCAGCTGCTTTCGTTATTCCTATTCCTGAAACATTAAAACTATTTCCTATGTCGTTAGTTCCTGAACCACCTTGAGATAATAACCAAAACCAATAGTTTAATACACCACTATTTGTATGAACACCACAATAATCATTATTTGTACCGTCTGGTGTACAAGAACTTACATCATACCAATAAGTTCCTCCATAAGTATCTGGCTGACCATAAGTATTTGGATTAGACATTGAACGAAAAGCACCACCCCCATTCTCTTCGTTTATTAATGAAATATCTTTTGATGTACCATAATTAGTATTTGAATAATTTTCAATTACCATAGCCCAAATATCTGATAACCCTTCATTTAAAGCACCCGACTCTAATTCATAATCTAAATTAGAGGTTGCATTATTCACTCCATGCCCTATTTCATGAGCTACTACGTCTAATGTTGTTAATGGCGTAAAAGAACCACCTCCATCACCATAAACCATAAAGCCCTGATTATCAGTTTGTGCAACCCAACCAGCATTTGTATAATTTGTGTCATAATGTATATAAGAAGCTATAGCACCATCTGCATCATCGTAACTATTCCTACCTTGCTCATTTTTCCAGTAATCATAAACAACTTGCGCTCCCCAATGTGCATCTAAAGCATACTGATCTTCATTTGAACTCATTTCTGCTGCAGTCCAATTATTATCTGTATCAGTAAAATCAGTTACATAATTTGAGTTATGATCTGCTAAGTTATCATGATTATTAAAATTTACCGTTATAATTCCATTTCTTTGACCAGATCCAGTATTTTTTGATCTACCTGTGTTAGCACGTGTTTGATCATATAGAGTATAATTAGTTCCATCAAAAGTTGTTTCTATATTTTTTTGTTCCAGAATATGCCGTAACTCCCGACCCTGAAACTAGTAGAGCTTTTGAATTTGTTTTATTTTCTTTATGAGGGGTTATAATATTTTTATTTTCTTCAAAGCAAAAAAACACTTGGCTTTTAAACTTCAAAATAACCCCAGTTTGTGCGTCTATATATACATACCCCATTTTTAGTTCTCCTTCAGAACTACCAATACCGATTTTATATGCTAATTGTAATACACCATCTTTTCTTCTAGGTAGTATAATTAATTCAATACTTGGGATATTAGTTTTTGAAATTCCTTGTTCATCTAACCAAAAAACTTTTTCACTACCTATAAATTTTTTTACATTAGAAACTGCTAACCGTTTAGAAATTTTAGGAGATGTACTTATAGTTTTTGTATTATAATATGCACCACTATAAGATTTAATTAATCCGTTTTGTTCATGAAACTTTACTTTTCCAAACTCTACTTTAACACCATTATAGTATTGCTGATAAGTTGTGTGTCTAAAATTCTTTTTATCTGTTTTACTTTTTACTTTTCTAAATTCAGTTCCAAATACTGGTTTTAGTTTTGATGATAATAAACTTAAAGGAGAACTTTTCCCTTGCTTTTCATCAACTTTAGTAAACCTTATTTTATGTTTTTTTTTGATAATTTGTGCATGTAATGATATAAATGCACTACAAAAAATTAAAGTTATAAGTAATCTTATTTTCATAATTTATTGATAATTAAAATCGAATTCAAAAAAATGAATTTGCTTCTAATTACTCAAAAAATCGAAAGGACAAAAAACGGACAAAAACAAAAAACCCTTGATTTACAAGGGTTTTAACAGGTAACTATAAAATTACTTTTGATCAATAAATTTTATGATAATAAAAATATTGTGTAAAAAATTATGATGCTTCTAAATAATTCAGGATAGAAATACCTTTAGGCGCATTAATTTTTTTTCTTAATCTAGATCTACTTTTAGTCACACTATCATTAGAAATGGCTAACATACTTGCTATTTGATTTGTATCTAAAAATAGTTTTTCTAATGCTAATAAACGTTCTTCTGCTTTTGTTAAAGAATATCCTTTTTGTTTAATTTCTCTAAAAAAACTTGGGTATACATTAATAAACTTTTCTTTAAAAGTATACCAATCTTCATTGGTTAGAATTTTAACAGAAGTTAGGTTTTGAATATCTTCTGAAGAATTTATTTCTCCTATTTCTTCATTCAATCGTTCTATTTCTTTTGTTAACAATTCTTGAACTCTTCTTTTCTCTAATAATTGATTTGTAAACTCTTCTAATGATTTTTTGTTTTTGGCTAATTTCTTTGCCAGCGCTTTTCTTTTTAATTTTCCTCTTTTCCAAACAAAATATAATATACTAGCCAACGCTAGAATTATTGATATAAAAATAACTAAAAACATTTTTCGTTTACTAGCTACTAATTCTTTATCTTTTTCTAGTAACTTAATAGCTATTTCTTGTTTTAAAATTTCATTATCTTTTCGTTGTGTTTCAAATTGCGATTGATAATATAAAAAAGTATTATTTTTTACAAGGTTATTACTTTTTTTATCTAATTTTAAATATGCTTCTAAATGAGTAAATGCTTTTTTATAATTATTTTTTGCAGCATACACTTCAGCTATTTCTTTTTCAGCTAATTTAATTAGTTTGTCTTTACCTTCATTTTCTTTTAGACTTAATACTTTTTTAAGAACTGTTTCCGCTTTTGCATATTGATTTTTTAAAAAGAAAATTTTTGCTTCATAAGGCAATAAATTATTTAAAAAATAATTTTGAGCACTTGTTTTTCTTGCTATTTCTTTACATTTTTTTAAATATATTTCAGCGCTTTTAACATCTTTCTTTTCTAAACTATAGTCTATTCTTAAATTATTAATAAAAAGTTTTACTAGGTTTTTTTCTGATTTATACTTCATACTATCCAAACAAAAAGTAGTTGAATCTATGTAGCGATTCATCAATTCATAATTCTTATTTTCAGAATATGATTTAGCTAAATCTCCATACGCAAAGCCTATAAATTTATAATTTCTCCCTTTTTTTGCATTTTTTAGGTTCTTTTTTCGTTCTATTAATGATTTATCATGAAATCCATTTTTTGAATATAAAGCTGATAACTCACTTATAACTATATTTTTATAATCTTTATCTCCAACAATATCATACAGTTGATATGCTTTTTCATAATACTTAACTGCGTTTAAAAAATCATCTATTTCATTATAAACCTGACCAGCAAAATACCTTGCATCTGCTGTGTATAATGTATCTTTTTCTTTAAGAAAAATGTCTCCAGATGTATTATAATCAAGTATTGCCTTTTCATATTGATCTGTATTAAAAAAATAACTTGCCCTTTTTAATAGTAAATGTGCTTCAGTAATTTTTTTTGTAAACTTATCTTTATCCGTAAGCATTTTATCAACAATGTACTTTGTTGAATCTAGTTTTCCTTGATTTGTATAATGTTGAATAATTGAACGAGATTTTTGTGCAGCGGCATCATATAATTTCAATTCTTTTGCTAAAAAAACATATTTGTTCAGGTAGGTAAGTTTCTTTTTAGAATTCTTCTTTACTAATATTTTAGTTATATCATCTAAAATTTCTAATTGCTTTTTTTTATCTGAAGTATTTTCTAATTTTTGAATTAACTCTTCTGTTGAGTTTTGTGAAATACTTTGTCCTATTGAAAATAAAAATATCAATATTAATAAAAAAGTTTTCTGCATGGTGTTATTGTTATAATTTAAAAATTACTTACCCTAAATATATCTTTTTTTTAATAGCATTATCTTATTTTTTCTTTTTTTTAATATTAAAAACAAAAATCATTATTAAGATATTAGTAATAATATCCAATAAATTATATCTGAAAAAAGTAGTTAACTAAATAATTAACTACTTTTTGTAAAATCTAAAAAAACTTAAATTAATCTATTAGCAAGAACAACAATTGTCAGTAGGTTCTTCTTCATTGAAAGAACAATCTATCCCTTCATTCAATGCTTGCTTTAACTGATTAAATGCTTGTTTAATTTTTGACAAAGGTGAAGCAATATTCATTCGCATAAATTGTGTATGACTTCCTTCAAACCAATCTCCAGGTGTTAAAGCTAATTTGGCTTGATTAACAATTACATGTTTTAGAGCTTTATCTGATAATTTCAACCTAC belongs to Tenacibaculum sp. MAR_2010_89 and includes:
- a CDS encoding M4 family metallopeptidase, whose protein sequence is MLEQKNIETTFDGTNYTLYDQTRANTGRSKNTGSGQRNGIITVNFNNHDNLADHNSNYVTDFTDTDNNWTAAEMSSNEDQYALDAHWGAQVVYDYWKNEQGRNSYDDADGAIASYIHYDTNYTNAGWVAQTDNQGFMVYGDGGGSFTPLTTLDVVAHEIGHGVNNATSNLDYELESGALNEGLSDIWAMVIENYSNTNYGTSKDISLINEENGGGAFRSMSNPNTYGQPDTYGGTYWYDVSSCTPDGTNNDYCGVHTNSGVLNYWFWLLSQGGSGTNDIGNSFNVSGIGITKAAAITYRMQEVYLTATSDFEDARDAAIQAAQDLYGYCATEEEAVTNAFYAVGIGTEFSGNKPVITTDTSDQTVCADEIATFTAEADEADSMIWQNDASGSWADLSNDDAYSGVGTNTLTITNPTEALDGVRFRLLFSNNCGTTSTTNNRYLNVKTLPNVTSVTSSGAGCSSDADGSLTVNFDEVSGLNNIEFSIDGGTTYPYNYDNTSKSQTISDLAAGNYNVWVRRGGDDCPREVGTYTVATVATITATVDGIIEPDIAEIDGIIQVSYPNEAAQTSIKFSVDGGISYPYVFDDSIGSGELTGLAADTYEVWATFGDESCAKKIGNYTLNEIAYTQIPDTNFERALYNLSYDNYLGDNKVPTSLISGVTSLNVRVENIEDLTGIEDFTALETLFADNNDLTTIDVSSNTALKELIVYNNADLVSFKVADASIITRLTLSNCNLSGDYDFSAYTALTNFTVQGNDLTGLNIKNGNNANFTYFHAGGNSNLECIIVDEVDFSTTTWTNNGGASYSSTYCNYTKISDANFEAALETLGLDDISSDGQVPTALIEVVTSLDVSNEGITDLTGIQDFVALESLKLNNNSLTSLEISNLINLKTLWAASGNIFSTIDVSNNIALEDFRLRQYSGTTIDLSANTALTRFNCTSCDLLTVDTSANVNLSALDLWNSEITSLDLSLNINLATLDVYSTNLTVLDLSNNTLLTKLIANDITTLSSLNIQNGANTSITGFNTSGTPVSCIRVDDPEWSAINWTNIDEASSFGLYCDNYTLIPDANFEAALETLGYDDISNDGQVPTALIEVVTGLDISSQSISDITGIADFTALIDLDVNNNTLTSLDVSNNENLETVNFDNNDVATLSLGTNTVLSEVSGRYNQLTSVSVSANTGLTNLNLRNNSFSTVDVSANTILRTLNLNQTGITSLDVTNNPDLAYLYISGNSLSSLDISQNPLLENINLTDSNLTTIDVFNQTVLRILRLSGNNLTELDLTTNVALTQLECADNNLSLLNFKNGFNQNITDFDVAGNASLTCVLVDDLNKDYTFWTKDITTNFSDTYCVYTAIPDANFETALYNLGYDDIAGDGQVPTKLIEVVTLLDVRNKSISDITGIADFTALVELNISDNSILNVDISNNILLEELFIEDNELSSIDVSKNTALKELDLDENAITTLDVSQNTALTLLDLSDNELTSLDVTNNTALTFLAFERNNVTGFIDLSSHTQLVVLAFEENDITGLNVKNGNNTNVTYYNSSGNSNLSCIVVDDLDNDYSTWIKDFIASFTDTYCRYTAIPDANFEAALSSYDDVSNDGQVPTALIENVANLNLTLKSIADLTGIQDFTALKKLSCEFNNLTSIDVSNNVLLEELYVSANNISTLDISNNTALKKLGANTTNISNLDLTNNVVLEELSAFTNANLSSLDVSNNPLLNRLIVSSTNISSLDVSNNPLLTELQVHDTGLTSIDLSNNTAIVQLRINQTPIEDLDVSTLNSLRILNCAETNLYNLNIQNGSNTLISEFDATENPNLTCILVDDVAYSNSNTIWEDNVDAGVTFNEGAYCRYTSIPDANFEDALEALGYDDISGDGKVPSYLIEELESLDVESKSISDLTGIEDFRALKTLDVGYNSLSTIDLTNNTELRQLIVRSNNFTTIDLSKNTLLVGFKAESCRLTSLDITKNTDLRVLWVTGNDLTSLDLSNNIALTSFWGNDNDFTTLDLSNNPALTSFRANNNNLSSLNLQNGANTNNTGGTNFQLVGNEDLGCVLVDDAEYSVINWLLIDGDVNFSDTDCNYTLIPDANFEARLEALGYDDISGDGKVPTRFIEGVTNLNVSNQDIANLTGLEDFEALEVLVSANNASLTSVDLSNNTNLLSLSAFNCGLTSLDISNNTSLQSLLVYGNKLTVLDVSLNTQLISLDLLANNLTSLDVTNNLLLQTLYIDENEISSLDLSNNTALTIFSCQNNSNLSYLDVRNGNNTNITSFKAANNENLTCVLVDDLTNNDYSLWTKDTTTSFSDTYCRYTAIPDANFEARLEALGFDDVNGDGQVPTVLIEVVTSLDIKNQGITDVTGIADFTALETFNCNLNNIAVLDVSNNVNLVALQCTANSITSLNLTNNTQLTELNCRGTDITSLDVTNNTLLKRLICFDTDITTLDLSKNLLLEQLYCYKTNLTSLNLSKNIGLKLLEVNNSNLESLNIKNGSNTSITSFDATGNADLTCILVDDLTNDYTTWAKDDTTVFSDTYCRYTAIPDANFEARLYSLGFDDINNDGQVPTALIETIISISFHGQSISNLTGIEDFTAIEKLYVSNNSLSTLDLSSNLNLKVLDVSDNTNLTSFNVTNNVALEEVFANNSGLTTVDFSNNRVLKILTIYNNNLTALDLGNNVNLESIQCQNNSITSLDFSLNIALTFIEVSNNALTSLNVKNGTNADITVLNARNNSELTCILVDSQTYSDTYWSLGKGDSASFNEVSCSATLLLAANAYLQGAFTDANLGEETLMRDDLRISDLIPTTSPYSDALTCESTVFDVTGENAIVDWIWVELRDATDTSIIIDQQSALLQRDGDIVTIDGVSNVLFEQTEGDYYIVINHRNHLAIQSASVVSLSTTITNINFSSTTTTVSGGTNALISMDEGIYAIPSGDYDSNGQIQTIDASNVISILGSSGYHKADMDMNSQVQTTDVDNIINKNVGKGQQF
- a CDS encoding tetratricopeptide repeat protein; this translates as MQKTFLLILIFLFSIGQSISQNSTEELIQKLENTSDKKKQLEILDDITKILVKKNSKKKLTYLNKYVFLAKELKLYDAAAQKSRSIIQHYTNQGKLDSTKYIVDKMLTDKDKFTKKITEAHLLLKRASYFFNTDQYEKAILDYNTSGDIFLKEKDTLYTADARYFAGQVYNEIDDFLNAVKYYEKAYQLYDIVGDKDYKNIVISELSALYSKNGFHDKSLIERKKNLKNAKKGRNYKFIGFAYGDLAKSYSENKNYELMNRYIDSTTFCLDSMKYKSEKNLVKLFINNLRIDYSLEKKDVKSAEIYLKKCKEIARKTSAQNYFLNNLLPYEAKIFFLKNQYAKAETVLKKVLSLKENEGKDKLIKLAEKEIAEVYAAKNNYKKAFTHLEAYLKLDKKSNNLVKNNTFLYYQSQFETQRKDNEILKQEIAIKLLEKDKELVASKRKMFLVIFISIILALASILYFVWKRGKLKRKALAKKLAKNKKSLEEFTNQLLEKRRVQELLTKEIERLNEEIGEINSSEDIQNLTSVKILTNEDWYTFKEKFINVYPSFFREIKQKGYSLTKAEERLLALEKLFLDTNQIASMLAISNDSVTKSRSRLRKKINAPKGISILNYLEAS